One window of Branchiostoma lanceolatum isolate klBraLanc5 chromosome 6, klBraLanc5.hap2, whole genome shotgun sequence genomic DNA carries:
- the LOC136437550 gene encoding trans-1,2-dihydrobenzene-1,2-diol dehydrogenase-like: MAPTRWGIVSAGKISNDFKVALDTLPDEEHQVVAVAARSLERAEQFAKTHNIPSAYGSYAELAAQEVIDVVYIGATHPQHAPVTTMMLRAGKPVLCEKPMCVNSREARQVISLAKEKNIFFMEAIWSRFFPVYEKVREILDSGELGEVKMVTASFGINFDGVPRFRDRSLAGGSLIEIGIYPIQFTTMVFGGEEPQEITATGHLIDTGVDEAASIVLKYSNNRMAVLTCSMSTTLAQEAYVYGTKASIKIPNFWCPTKVIAQDGTHEFPLPPPGKPLNYFHSTGLRFEVMEVRRCLQEGQIMFQIL; this comes from the exons ATGGCACCAACTCGTTGGGGGATCGTGAGCGCTGGAAAAATCAGCAACGACTTCAAAGTTGCTCTGGACACTCTGCCCGACGAAGAACACCAG GTGGTGGCTGTGGCAGCCAGAAGCCTGGAGAGAGCAGAGCAGTTTGCTAAAACTCACAACATCCCGTCAGCTTATGGATCGTATGCCGAGCTTGCAGCACAGGAGGTCATAG ATGTGGTGTACATTGGCGCCACCCATCCCCAGCATGCACCAGTGACTACCATGATGCTCCGAGCAGGGAAGCCTGTCCTGTGTGAAAAGCCGATGTGTGTCAACTCCCGAGAGGCGCGGCAGGTGATCAGCCTCGCCAAGGAGAAGAACATCTtcttcatggag GCTATTTGGAGCCGTTTCTTTCCAGTTTATGAGAAAGTCCGCGAGATCCTCGACTCGGGAGAGCTCGGGGAGGTGAAAATGGTCACAGCGTCCTTCGGGATCAACTTTGATGGCGTCCCGAGGTTTAGagacag ATCTCTGGCAGGAGGATCACTGATTGAAATCGGGATCTACCCGATCCAGTTCACCACGATGGTGTTTGGAGGGGAGGAGCCTCAGGAAATCACTGCTACTGGACATCTCATAGACACGG GAGTGGACGAAGCTGCTAGCATTGTCCTGAAGTACAGCAACAATAGGATGGCTGTCCTGACATGCAGTATGTCTACAACACTGGCTCAAGAGGCTTATGTTTACGGGACCAAGGCCTCCATTAAG ATTCCAAACTTCTGGTGTCCTACCAAAGTGATCGCCCAGGACGGGACCCATGAGTTTCCCCTCCCTCCTCCAGGAAAACCGCTCAACTATTTCCACAGTACAGGGCTGCGGTTCGAGGTTATGGAAGTCAGGAGGTGCCTGCAGGAAGGTCAGATTATGTTTCAGATCCTTTAA
- the LOC136436943 gene encoding cytochrome P450 2U1-like, which translates to MKPIVPLVIHGMSRDTILNGYNIPQEAAIMVNLWSVHMDPQLFPEPNKFQPERFLDLDGNFVKHEAIIPFSTGHRVCLGEHLAKMELFMLFVSLMQRFTFHLPEGAPEPSMLGTLRLPIAPINAPFPFELCAVPRG; encoded by the exons atgaaacccatCGTGCCCCTCGTTATTCATGGCATGTCCAGGGACACTATCCTCAATGGCTACAACATCCCTCAGGAGGCGGCCATTATG GTCAACCTGTGGTCGGTGCACATGGACCCTCAGCTGTTCCCAGAGCCGAACAAGTTCCAACCGGAACGTTTCCTGGATCTGGACGGAAACTTCGTCAAACACGAGGCGATCATCCCGTTTAGTACCG GCCACCGAGTATGTCTTGGTGAACATCTGGCCAAGATGGAGCTCTTCATGCTGTTCGTCTCCCTGATGCAGCGTTTCACCTTCCACCTGCCAGAGGGCGCACCTGAGCCATCCATGTTGGGAACGCTCAGGCTGCCCATTGCACCCATCAATGCGCCTTTCCCCTTTGAACTGTGCGCCGTTCCACGCGGatag
- the LOC136436963 gene encoding cytochrome P450 2C1-like, producing MSILQQVVTAVRHYADLPTCLLATCVCLLAYLYLRRPRNLPPGPRGWPLVGNIPMFAKSDFLPATLTELSKQYGDVMTIWTGGVPNIVLTGYETIRNALVKRAEDFSCRKIPPGIVDVRSDDANNVRGVIMAAYGPRWKQQRKFALMTLRDFGVGKRSLEGKVNEEANALVQEFLSQNGQPFDLKVMMQNAVCNVICSIVFGDRFEYGDPDFLRLVGLLNASVEAKPTFSDVLSMLHPVFRHLHLSKVSRQGKMVETILALQEFGGEQIEKHRQTFDPNDIRDFIDAFLLEQQRAEDEKARENFADKDLQEVLLDLFVAGTETTATATRWALLYMMTNPEIKEKASFP from the exons ATGAGTATTTTGCAGCAAGTCGTGACGGCTGTTCGTCACTATGCCGACCTCCCGACATGTCTGCTGGCTACGTGCGTGTGTCTGCTGGCATATCTGTATCTCCGGCGGCCCAGGAACCTACCACCCGGACCCAGGGGCTGGCCGCTTGTTGGGAACATCCCCATGTTCGCTAAG TCCGATTTTCTTCCCGCCACTCTCACCGAGCTGTCCAAACAGTacggtgacgtcatgaccaTCTGGACCGGCGGGGTTCCGAACATCGTCCTGACTGGGTACGAGACTATCCGGAACGCCCTGGTCAAGAGAGCTGAAGATTTCTCCTGTCGTAAAATCCCACCAGGAATAGTGGATGTACGCAGTGATGACGCAAACAATGTTAGAG GTGTCATAATGGCCGCCTATGGACCACGCTGGAAGCAACAGCGCAAATTCGCACTGATGACTCTCCGGGACTTCGGCGTCGGCAAGCGGAGTTTGGAGGGCAAGGTCAACGAAGAAGCCAACGCGCTGGTTCAGGAATTTCTGTCGCAAAACGGACAACCGTTCGATTTAAAAGTCATGATGCAAAACGCTGTTTGCAACGTCATTTGTTCGATTGTCTTTGGGGACCGATTTGAATACGGTGACCCGGATTTTTTGCGACTGGTTGGCCTTTTGAACGCCTCAGTTGAGGCAAAGCCTACATTCAGTGATGTTCTTTCAATGCTTCACCCCGTGTTTCGTCACCTCCACCTCAGCAAAGTATCAAGGCAAGGGAAAATGGTGGAAACGATTCTGGCTCTCCAAGAGTTCGGCGGTGAACAGATAGAGAAACACAGGCAGACCTTCGACCCAAACGACATACGGGACTTTATCGACGCCTTCCTCCTTGAGCAGCAGCGGGCTGAGGACGAAAAAGCTCGGGAAAACTTCGCCGACAAGGACCTACAAGag GTACTGCTAGACTTGTTCGTGGCCGGTACCGAGACCACCGCCACCGCCACACGCTGGGCCCTGCTGTACATGATGACAAACCCGGAAATCAAGGAAAAGGCAAGTTTCCCTTAA
- the LOC136436944 gene encoding signal peptidase complex subunit 3-like: MNTVLSRANTIFAFTLSVMAALTFCCFLTTAMNDHLSPIKIDVNKIIVKNVQDFSTTRDKNDLGFITFDLQADLQHLFNWNMKQLFLYLTAEYTTPNNKLNQVVLWDKIIRRGENARLDYRSLHSKYYFFDDGKGLRGNQNVTLTLSWNVIPNAGTLPRISGVGAKTFQFPEEYTPGNARI; encoded by the exons ATGAACACTGTTTTATCCCGGGCGAACACGATTTTCGCCTTCACCTTGAGCGTGATGGCGGCTCTGACCTTCTGCTGCTTCCTGACGACCGCCATGAACGACCACCTATCCCCCATCAAGATAGACGTCAACAAAATCATCGT gAAAAATGTCCAGGACTTCAGCACAACCAGAGACAAGAATGACCTTGGCTTCATCACATTTGACCTTCAAGCAGAT CTCCAGCACCTGTTCAACTGGAACATGAAGCAGCTGTTCCTGTACCTGACAGCAGAGTACACCACTCCTAACAAT AAGCTGAACCAGGTTGTTCTATGGGATAAGATCATCAGGAGAGGGGAGAACGCCCGGCTGGACTACCGCAGTCTCCACTCCAAGTACTACTTCTTCGATGATGGGAAGGGACTCAG AGGTAACCAGAATGTGACCTTGACCCTCTCCTGGAACGTCATCCCCAATGCCGGCACCCTACCCAGAATCAGCGGGGTGGGGGCCAAGACATTCCAGTTTCCCGAGGAGTACACGCCCGGCAACGCCAGGATATAG
- the LOC136437549 gene encoding ovochymase-1-like encodes MYSSVTMFLLVRALCLSLSFEFGLVLSAAPTYQGGCGGVNTGDNGTIESPRWPRTYPNRRRCVYEIRAPPESTIALQFPTFHLQPRQRNRCLDWLKLYDGDNLIGGPFCGKEISPDRILTSETNKITVVFKSNRRRVFPGFRGTYSTDVPSPGSKCGRPVIPRTPWTRASTGSKIVGGNVAAPGSYPWQVALKHKVNYAHFCGGALLNENWVVTAAQCVDGDSPAEQFVVTVGEHDLNNSPDWNYVGSIFINPIYSPDTVENNIALLKLWPPVSQNDHVQPICLPKQGFETPPGTIVTVTGWGRTYFDGPSSPVLLQADMPVVSAEKCKKVYRHLALITSSMMCTGYDAGGVDSCQGDGGGPVVVFPSEGPAYLAGLVSFGYKCGEVGIPSVNTRVSSYVDWIQETMDKYKLFNIRTFWTFSCNSSVFLTYFSATMFLLVRVLCLSLSCGLVLSAAPTFNCGGVYTGDNGTIESPSWPHTYPNRRRCVYEIRAPPESTIVLQFPTFHLEPRWRNWRTRPGRCMDWMRLYDGDNLIGGPFCGKEISPGLVFTSETHKITVVFKSNFRRVFPGFRGTYSTNLQSTTLQPTDDDVDSITPAYTVNKCGRPVVPRTPWTRPSTGNKIVGGNIAAPGSYPWQVALKLSFRGNIFCGGALLNENWVVTTAQPCALDYSTTRIVAVVGEHDVNNSPEWKESVKVQKIITHPTFSSGRMGDNIALLKLVSPVSLNDHVMPICLPKQGFETPPGTIVTVTGWGRTYHGPGSPVLLQADMPVLSADKCWTSVYGTSSMICTGYDAGGVDSCQGDSGGPVVVFPSEGPAYLIGLVGRGYSCGHPGYPGVNTRVSQFVDWIKETMDKNS; translated from the exons ATGTATTCTTCGGTCACGATGTTTCTCCTGGTTCGTGCcttgtgtctgtctctctcatTCGAATTCGGGCTCGTCTTGAGCGCTGCGCCGACATACCAAGGCGGCTGCGGCGGTGTTAATACGGGGGACAATGGGACCATCGAGTCCCCACGCTGGCCCCGTACTTACCCAAACCGACGCCGTTGTGTGTACGAGATCAGGGCACCGCCCGAGTCGACCATCGCCCTGCAGTTCCCCACTTTCCACCTGCAGCCCCGGCAGAGGAACCGTTGTTTGGACTGGCTGAAGCTTTACGACGGGGACAACCTGATTGGAGGCCCGTTCTGCGGAAAGGAAATCAGCCCTGACCGGATCTTAACGTCTGAGACCAACAAAATTACGGTGGTTTTCAAGAGTAACCGCAGACGGGTCTTCCCTGGGTTCAGGGGAACCTACAGTACAGACGTACCGTCGCCCGGCAGTAAATGTGGACGCCCCGTTATCCCCAGGACGCCCTGGACAAGGGCGAGTACCGGGAGCAAGATCGTGGGTGGAAATGTTGCGGCACCTGGCAGCTACCCTTGGCAAGTTGCACTCAAGCATAAGGTAAATTATGCTCACTTCTGTGGCGGGGCTTTGTTGAACGAGAACTGGGTTGTCACCGCCGCGCAATGCGTTGACGGTGACTCTCCAGCCGAGCAATTTGTAGTGACTGTTGGTGAGCACGATTTAAACAACAGTCCGGACTGGAACTATGTCGGCAGTATCTTTATCAATCCCATCTATTCACCCGATACTGTTGAAAACAACATCGCTCTGCTGAAGCTATGGCCTCCTGTCTCTCAGAATGATCACGTCCAGCCGATCTGCCTCCCTAAACAAGGTTTCGAGACTCCGCCAGGGACTATCGTTACCGTGACCGGGTGGGGCAGAACCTACTTTGATGGCCCCAGTTCACCCGTCCTACTACAAGCCGACATGCCAGTAGTATCTGCCGAGAAATGCAAGAAAGTGTATCGCCATCTTGCACTGATCACTAGTAGCATGATGTGCACAGGATACGATGCAGGCGGGGTGGACTCGTGCCAGGGAGACGGCGGCGGCCCCGTGGTGGTCTTCCCGTCCGAAGGGCCTGCTTACCTAGCCGGGCTGGTCAGTTTTGGTTATAAATGTGGTGAGGTGGGTATACCGAGTGTGAACACTCGGGTGTCCTCTTACGTGGACTGGATCCAGGAAACCATGGATAAATAT AAATTGTTCAACATCAGAACCTTCTGGACGTTTTCTTGTAACTCTAGCGTCTTCTTGACGTATTTTTCGGCCACAATGTTTCTCCTGGTCCGTGTcttgtgtctgtctctgtcctGTGGGCTCGTCTTGAGCGCTGCACCGACATTCAACTGCGGCGGTGTTTATACGGGAGACAATGGGACCATCGAGTCCCCTAGTTGGCCCCATACTTACCCAAACCGACGCCGTTGTGTGTACGAGATCAGGGCACCGCCCGAGTCGACCATCGTCCTGCAGTTCCCCACTTTCCACCTAGAGCCCCGGTGGAGGAACTGGAGGACCCGTCCCGGACGTTGTATGGACTGGATGAGGCTTTACGACGGGGACAACCTGATTGGAGGCCCGTTCTGTGGAAAGGAAATTAGCCCTGGCCTTGTCTTCACGTCTGAGACCCACAAAATTACGGTGGTTTTCAAAAGTAACTTCAGAAGGGTCTTCCCTGGGTTCAGGGGCACTTACAGTACAAACCTACAGTCAACTACGCTGCagccgaccgatgatgatgttGACAGCATCACTCCGGCGTACACCGTTAACAAGTGCGGTCGCCCCGTTGTCCCAAGGACGCCTTGGACCCGACCAAGCACCGGGAACAAGATCGTGGGAGGAAACATTGCGGCACCAGGCAGCTACCCTTGGCAAGTCGCTCTCAAATTATCTTTTAGAGGTAACATCTTCTGTGGCGGTGCTTTGTTGAACGAGAACTGGGTTGTCACCACCGCGCAGCCCTGCGCTCTTGATTATAGTACTACTAGAATTGTGGCGGTTGTTGGTGAGCACGATGTGAACAACAGTCCGGAATGGAAGGAGTCTGTAAAAGTCCAAAAGATCATTACACATCCCACCTTTTCATCCGGTAGAATGGGTGACAACATCGCCCTGCTGAAGCTAGTGTCTCCCGTGTCTCTGAATGATCACGTCATGCCGATCTGCCTCCCTAAACAAGGTTTCGAGACTCCGCCAGGGACTATCGTTACCGTGACCGGGTGGGGCAGGACCTATCATGGCCCCGGTTCACCCGTCCTACTACAAGCCGACATGCCAGTACTATCTGCCGATAAATGCTGGACTAGTGTGTATGGTACTAGTAGCATGATATGCACAGGCTACGATGCAGGCGGGGTGGACTCGTGCCAGGGAGACAGCGGCGGTCCAGTGGTGGTCTTCCCGTCTGAAGGGCCTGCTTACCTAATCGGACTGGTCGGTCGGGGTTATAGCTGTGGTCATCCCGGTTATCCCGGTGTGAACACTCGGGTGTCCCAATTCGTGGACTGGATCAAGGAAACCATGGACAAAAATTCATAG